A genomic region of Papaver somniferum cultivar HN1 chromosome 7, ASM357369v1, whole genome shotgun sequence contains the following coding sequences:
- the LOC113294130 gene encoding 65-kDa microtubule-associated protein 1-like has protein sequence MPTEILNAFLADTTCETLSKQLQQIWDEVGESDGERNKMLLQINQECLEIYKRKVDQAAKSRAHLITQSRSFLCRALADAKIELSRLGSALGERTIFDKPTRTIKKQLADIGLKLEHLSVLKEKREDEFSDVQSQIRKICGKVAGYSKLTEHAETPTDNEDDLSLEKLDEFRSELKKLQETSDRYRISKVRNLVDAVYDLCFVLGMDFQSFINEVQPNLTDFLEVRSESINIGTLLKLAKAVEHLKKEKIERFEKLQDLARQLIDLWSFMDTYTEERNSFDDVIDNISATVDEVNVHEALSLSSIGHAALEVERLKLKASKMNDERKIMSTRGKTMALLKPDEMIKAKVEAGSSKELLLGQVETWISSCISDGGWKNIIG, from the exons ATGCCGACTGAGATTTTGAACGCATTTCTGGCAGACACCACGTGTGAGACATTATCGAAGCAATTACAACAAATATGGGATGAGGTTGGTGAGAGTGATGGTGAACGCAATAAGATGTTGCTTCAAATAAACCAGGAATGCTTGGAAATTTACAAGAGAAAAGTTGATCAAGCTGCAAAGTCGAGAGCACACCTTATTACCCAG TCAAGATCATTCCTTTGCCGGGCGTTAGCTGATGCAAAAATTGAGCTTTCTAGGCTTGGTTCAGCTCTCGGAGAGAGAACTATATTTGACAAGCCGACACGGACAATCAAGAAACAATTGGCAGATATAGGCTTAAAACTAGAACATCTATCGGTGTTGAAAGAAAAAAGGGAGGATGAATTTTCTGATGTACAATCACAGATTCGAAAGATATGTGGGAAAGTTGCTGGGTATTCGAAACTTACCGAACATGCAGAGACTCCCACTGATAACGAGGATGACTTGTCTTTGGAGAAGTTGGATGAATTTCGTTCTGAACTCAAGAAGCTTCAAGAAACGAGTGACAGGTACAGAATTTCAAAGGTTCGTAACCTTGTAGACGCTGTGTATGACCTCTGCTTTGTATTGGGGATGGACTTCCAAAGCTTCATTAATGAAGTACAACCAAACTTAACTGACTTTCTGGAGGTACGATCCGAGAGTATCAATATTGGAACTTTACTAAAGTTGGCCAAGGCAGTAGAACATCTAAAGAAAGAGAAGATAGAGAGATTTGAAAAGCTTCAAGACCTAGCAAGACAGCTAATTGATTTGTGGAGCTTCATGGATACCTATACGGAGGAAAGAAATTCGTTTGATGATGTTATCGATAACATCTCAGCTACAGTTGATGAAGTCAACGTCCATGAAGCCCTTTCCCTTTCCTCGATCGGGCATGCTGCATTGGAGGTCGAAAGGCTTAAACTAAAAGCCAGCAAGATGAATGATGAACGTAAAATAATGTCTACTCGAGGAAAAACAATGGCTCTCCTCAAGCCAGATGAAATGATAAAAGCAA